Genomic segment of Uranotaenia lowii strain MFRU-FL unplaced genomic scaffold, ASM2978415v1 HiC_scaffold_629, whole genome shotgun sequence:
TTAAGCACCGCAATCCGAAAAATTACTATAACTTAAAGGGACAGAACTGGTGAGATATCACTTTTTAACGGCAAAAATAACTGATGTATGCTTACTCGAGCAACGTGAATAACTACCAGGAAAGTTTattcataatctttttttttttttatattttcacttCATTTTACGCTGCGCTTCACAGTTGAATACGAATTGGAATAAGTGTGTGTCCTGTATAGAGGTTATCGTAAATCAAtaatatattaattttataatatttctgtATCGTAAAAATGCCCCCAGTTCAAACTTGATTTTATCACTTAGACGAAAAAAGAAAGCCGTTTACTTGAATTGCGATGCACTGATCCTCAAACCAATGACATCTTTTCCAATTTCGGCCACTCTACAAACAACACAGGTAACTCCCTTGTACGCAGGCTGGTAAGATGCTGAACAGAATGAGCACTTTTCTTCGGGTTTACCTCGGTAAATGGGTCTATAGGTGACAGCGCACAACGTAAATGGATTATGTTCATCGTATTGCAACGTCTGTTCGTCAGCTTCGTTCATTTCGCAGGCTTGCAAGATTTTGCGGGCTTGTTGGGCAACCTCTGGCCGGGGGCCAAGTTCTAACAGCCGTCTGGCGAAGGAAGCAGCCGTCTTGTAGTTTTTTAACTTGAAGAAAAGGTTGAGCGCTGTTCGGAGAGTCAAGATTTGATGAACCGGCTGGAGATTGACGTGTGTGAAATACGCTGCCAGTTCGCAAATCCGCTTCTGTTCATCGAGTGTATTTTTTGGCAGACCCTTGCGGACGCTTTCCATTTGCAAACCTACCACGTATTCGCGGCAAATTGTGAGCAACTGTTGGGCTTCTGCGATTTCTTGGCGAGATTCTACTACCAGAAGAGGGATGCACAGCATAATATTCTGTAGCTTATCGATGGCCTCGGTAAATTTGCCAGTTGTTGTAAGTTGGTAGCAGGATTGCAGATTTTGAACTAGATCATTCAGTTTGAATGCTAGCGTTGGATGACcatttttaatgttcatttcTTTCCAATTACGGTGCGGATGAGCCGCTAACGGTCCAATGTTAGGTAAACACGTGTACGATGTTTTGGATCCAAGATGGGCTTCCAGGAAAAGTTCTTTATAAGGAGCGAAATTGACAACTCCTATTTGATCGTGTAGCAATCGCACAGCAGATTCGAACGAACCAGCTCGTACGTGATCCGCAGCAAGTTGGGAGTTGATGGTCCAGAAATGTGAAGGTGGCAATCCTTTCGGGGGTACCGCATAGAAGCCCTTATCCGTACCGGTATTGGCAGATATTTTGGACATAAGCTCCTCCGGTAGTTCCAGATCATCATCGCCAACATCCCAACCGGCGCCTTCACCACCCTCAGCCCGAACATCGTCACCTTCCTTAGCATCCTCAAACTTATCTTCGTCTCTCAAATCATCGTCATCGCCCCAACCATCTTCTTCGGCAGCTTCGGTCACAGTTTCAGTTGCGGCCAGCGCCTGATGAACGGTAGCAGCCCCACGAGACATCATTGTTCCTTCGAAGAAACCCTTGGAAACGGTCAACAGTGGCCAGTTACTTTCGGCTTGCTGTATTGGAACCGGAGGACGCAAGAAGGTAGCGTTTGGATTTGCTTCTGGCAAATCCTTACCACTAGAGGTGATGGTTTCGGCAAGCTGATCAGCGTCTTCTTCCAAACCGTGAGTTTTTGCAGTCAAATATGCCAACGAAGtttgattgcaatttttaagGATCGAAACTCTTTCTTTAACATCACCCAACAGCAAAGCTCCCTGGTACTGAGCCGAAACGTCTTTTCTGATTTCTGCAATCTTGTtcattttcttaagtttttccaaatttccggTTATCAAATACAAGAAAGACAGTTTATCGAAGTTTTTGGTGCGCTGATAGCACATTTCAACTACTTGATGGTTTCCTTGCATAAgggcgatctttaaaaaaaagaaacaataataaaatttatgcaCATTTTTTCTTTGATAGCAAAACTTTTACCTGAGCCAACCTTTCCCAACATTGTTTGTCATCGAGAGCTTTGGCGGCCTCCAGTGCGACTTCGATGTTTCCACATTCCAACGCTAGTCCGAAGCGAGTTTTCTCATCCTTGACAAAGTGCAGGGCCACCTCCGGGTATCCCTTCTGCTGCAAATAGGCGATGATGCTTTGTCCCACCAAACGAGCATTGCGAACCATGTGCAAAACTTCCTCATATTTCCGATTGATGAGAGCCAATTTGAACTTGTACTCGGTAGTATCGATGTTCAAAACTCTGGTGCGACATTCCCGATCCAAACAGAACACCTGGCTGTTCTTAACCCGGGTAATATAAATAGGTAAATCCAGAGTACGGATAATGCCATGATCTCCATTGATTATCGCGTACTTGATGTGGTTAGATGTCGTGTAGATGAACACCCCCGAATCATCCCAGGCGCCACTCTTGATACGTGCACTTTCATGGATCGAGCACAACAAATCTAACCGGCGGTTGCAGATATTGAGAGTATGTTTAGCCAAAAGGGCTACGTGACTCATATCGGCGGACCACACCACATACTTGCACTTGGTGATTTTGACCTGAGCCAAAGTGCGCAGCTGTTGAACATCGAAAAGTGTAACGTGTTCGGGTTCTCGCAACAGCAACATTCCCGTACCGGCATAGAAAATCTCGTCACATACCGGTGTCTGGATCTTTTTGGTAACTTCATTCTTGAAGTTTTTGATGACAAGTTGGTTCGATCGATCCAACACGGCAAACCGATTACGAGCGACCCAAACGGCAGTGATGCCGGAGGAACGCTTCGAATCGGTTTCGGTATTCTGTGAACCGCTATCCTTCTGTGGGATTCCGTACAGATCGTAGGTGCTGTTCTCCAAATTGGATGTTCTGGTACAAAGGAGTACCGCATTCAGAGCCGGATTGTAGGACATGCTGTAGACGGGTGTTTTGCCACCACCACGAATGGTCATAACGACGGAATCGGTAGTTGTGTTGAAATCCAACTCTCGCAAGAATCGCTCCTTGACGTAGTACAGACAGTTGCCGTAAACAGCATAAGCTGGTCGCTCTCGTTCCAACTTGAACACAATCATTCCTGAAGAAATAAACATTAGAATGAGTTTTGTTTCATAAGTGCTCAATAAAATATAAGTGTTCAATAAAACAACGTACCTGAATCGTGCCCGGCGGCAAACAGGTTCAAATTAGGATGCGCCGCCATAATCCAGAAGCGCTCATGCTCCCTACGGAATGTGTGGATGCATTGCCGCTTGGTCATGTCCCAAACGCGGATGCTCTTATCTTCACTGTTGGACACGATCAATTCGGCCCTCGGGTGAAACAACACGCATGAAACGTTGTTGTAATGGCCCCGGCAGGTATCCACCTCCCAGGCCTTGTACTCGTTCATGCGCCACAGCTTAATCTGCCGATCGTCAGCACCGGAAACAATCAACGGCAGAGTCGGATGAAAACTGGCCCAGTTTACACCGCGATCATGCCCTTCCAGCACATGTTTGACCACGGCATCCGCCTGACCAAACAGATCCGTCGCGGTCGGATTCTTCATATGATCATCCAATCCGGACGGTCCTGGGGCAACGTTCTTTTTACGCAAACCGGAGATATCCCAGATGCGTACGGTTTGATCCAACGAAGCCGACACTATGATATCGTCCGTAGGGTGGAATTGGGCACACATCACATAGTGATTGTGTCCAGTGAGCACACATATGCAGGACCGCGATTGCCAGTTCCAAATCCGGATCGTCTGATCGTCAGAGGCGCTCAAAATCCACGGATACTCATGGTGAAATACTGTTGTACGGACATAATCCAAATGTCCGAGAAGGGTGAAAATACACCGACGTTGTTTGTAGTtccaaactttgattttaaaatcgtcTCCTCCGGAAACGAACAATGGTTGCTGGCTGTGGAAAGAGATTCCACGGACCGGTCCGTCATGTTCGTCAAACTTCTCGATCAGTGTACTGATGCGATAGTCCCAAAGCTGGATTACTCCGCTGTGCAAgctaaaatgcataaaaacaataattttagaaatttttctatcaaatttgcTTAAATTAGTAAAACCTTGCAAGTATCCATGGTCTTTTTGGGTGGAACGACAGGCCCTTCACCCTGGCCGATTTCGTTTCGAAGTTTGTCAGCATATCGCGCACTAAAAGTTAGATTTCTCGCTTTAAATTTGCTACCGAGACTGAAGTTCGTTATATTCTTGGCTTCCTTGCCCGAATTAAAGCCGATTTAATGTAATTTCGGTAAATTTTCGGCTACTTTGCAAAATGGATGATACAATTTTTGCTCTTTCTCCACTTTTACCACACTCCCCTATCCACTGTTGACACGTCTAACAAATTCTGTCATCTCCGCGAATCGTCATCGCCGTTTCGTCAGTGCGAGTGAGTGAAACAGGAAATGAGGCGATGATAGCCCAGTGGGCTATGAAGCAAACGTTTGGAATTCTCACGCATGACATTTATTCAGAGAGAAAAATCTAGCGTAATATTTCATAAGGTTgtaactgccaaatgtaaacaaatcgagtaaACGGGGTATGCATGCGGTCATTCTGGATATACAGGATAGCATATAGATCCATAggtatagagttgtttttgacatttcttacgcacactagCTGAGCGTGTATATAtaagacgggacaattaacctcaaaaactctcggtacaaaaaacgggcaggcacatggtcgtttttgaggttgattgtcccaaaactgaaaagtgttggtggaACAACCTGCACAATACCACCaacactatcagcggcaaataggactatattACTCCGTTGCTTGCATAGGCCAACCAAAATTTAGTTATAGAAATGTCACAGAAAtgtatggatttttttaaacattagttTTCTAGAAGAACtactgatttcaaaattctgcaaaaaaaataaaaatgttcaccAAAGTATTTAAAATGCATTCAGCTCTTGTGCGTATCGAATACGTATTtttaactcagatttttttttagttagaaAAATTGCTTTTCGCTAAATTTCtcataactgtttttttatttttttttttttgtaaattctttatttgaaacggcttataCCTTCAAGCTTTAagaagccaaactcgttttgtttgattacaattgtgtgcttatatctagttcagtttttaaagtaaaaagagGATAgatagaaaaatgtgaaaataaaaagaattatagacggagattcatagttttaaggaaaaggtatatttcaaacatatagtccaagtccatcacagcTAGCACATCCCTAACTGGAACGTTGGGTGGTTTatctcgggcccgaagggaatctatgaagttcgctctggcgacaaggtggtcatcacacgaccaaacaatatgcccGATGTCATGGTAACGTAGGCCGAaaccgcataaattgctgccagctaagtttatacgatagagtaccgcattcaaggaataatgattggacatgagacgagaaaatatatgaataaaatctcgactcaggtccaatttGTTAGAACGGGGTTTTAGGCTTTCCTTTGGGTTAATCAaatggagccaccgacccaactcaccctcgtcccatctgcgctgccagttgacaagagagtttttccgagccaagaagtagaattagttgaataaaatttcacgctggtaaatgttgccttccatcgcacccacctttgcaagggaatctgccctctatcctactatcgagcaatgtgaggggacccagaaaaaggtgatggaaaagcaaCGTTTTGATAAAGTTGTTATATAGCGTATCTTTTCGAGGAATATGGCGTGAATTTTCCTATTCTCGTATCTTAAAAACTTCCCATCATCTATGGAAATGTgaactttttatcattattttcgtGTATTCTAGCCAATTTCTATATCAATTTAATCTTTTGTCATCTTCTTCCCTTCCacctttcgatttttccgaaaaatccgaagcagaaaataaataaagcttaaagttttttatggaaattttattgAGATTCGTTTCATCGAAGCAACCTATGAGATGAATATAGCAACGCACGCCTGATGTTTGTTTATAATGAATAAACAATTAATAATTGTAGCCATGCAAATGGTTTAGTATTTAgataacgagcctatagtaaacaaagaaacgaaatgtcacgattggattATTGTGTCATTCCAACCGAGCAAAACCAAACAGTCTTGAAGGCAGCAGGGTTTCAAGCTCATTATTTAAAAGGGATACGATGGTGCCTCTTTTTTTACTAGTCTCTTTAATTTAAGGTagcgaattatttaaaataaagcaTCCAAGAAGTTCTACGAGCAAGTAGTAAAGGTCTCTCCTTTCCGCTGTCCAAGTGCTGCACAACAAGTTTCCATGAAATAATCCAAAATCTagcaattaaaattcaaacatttaactGTGAAAGTCTGGAATTTTATAGTATTTtgtattattcttatttttttttaataattttcataactaAATAATCCAATTATTCGATTTCTTGCAATTGAAAATAGTATTGCAACttgcaaatgacaaaaaaaaattcaaatttttttcggttttgataaatttgtattatttgaGCTACAAATGTAAACATTATGTTGAACCAGTTAGTCGAGTCGAGAATATTAGAAATTATAACTAAGATAACTTTTCGATTTTGACACGTGTGTTctaattctcgcgtgagctttcattacgtcgaatgaaacagaaacatcgaaccgagaaaaacgcttctgaaatttgaagagtgtttttcaaatcctattttatTCCTTCGCCGATAACCCTTCCAAAAATACGCAACATTCATGGAAACTAATTGTGTCAGATATTccacattatgaatttaattttttgcaattttcagagctattttttaatcataataggaacatacgacatattcaaacataaatcattcatacgtctgaacacattcgtcgtttggaggggaaatttgtttcattcgtctcttttctttcgtcctttgattcgttcaacttgcacatacgcccaaatgtttctgatgaaaatactatggaaaattttcaattttctcggcgtaGTGGCTGTTTAATAAGTGGTGTAGCGGTAAATTGGTGAGTAAATGCATAATGAAATGTGTGAATCGGGTGCGACATCGATCAAACCAACTCGCTGCTGCTGATCAGCTTTCTGTTGCCTATcagctggaggggaaatttgtctcattcgtcctttgattcgttcaacttgcacttacgcccaaatgtttctaaggcaattaccggtaaattttcaaatttttttggcatAGTGAATGTTAACTTAGTGAGTTATCGAGTGTAGCGTTAAATTTATTAGTGAATGCGTAATAAAATTGTGAATCGGGTGATTGGgtgactaacagcagcaggctgctgccgatcagcctgctgctgttagttgTTAGGTTTGCTGCTGTTCGGTTTCTTTTCCTTGCTGCATTATTGTACAGCGTTCGAAAGCCTGGATTATCGATTTAAGAACGCCTGAAAacaagaatctgaaataatattgCCAGATTGATATTCTGATTACCTCTACCTGTATACACTGTTTGCTCATGGAATCCATAGCGAATGTGCTAGGTTTTTCTTCCTCTGCACATTCGCCGTTTGGAAGAAGGGACGTAAGCAACATTCAAATGGGCAAGCAcggttttgtttcattcgtcattttgaaagtcttaaattttatgcattaaaagggtttaaattgattgtttcatCAATCATATAGGTagataatgttataat
This window contains:
- the LOC129760489 gene encoding coatomer subunit alpha, which gives rise to MLTNFETKSARVKGLSFHPKRPWILASLHSGVIQLWDYRISTLIEKFDEHDGPVRGISFHSQQPLFVSGGDDFKIKVWNYKQRRCIFTLLGHLDYVRTTVFHHEYPWILSASDDQTIRIWNWQSRSCICVLTGHNHYVMCAQFHPTDDIIVSASLDQTVRIWDISGLRKKNVAPGPSGLDDHMKNPTATDLFGQADAVVKHVLEGHDRGVNWASFHPTLPLIVSGADDRQIKLWRMNEYKAWEVDTCRGHYNNVSCVLFHPRAELIVSNSEDKSIRVWDMTKRQCIHTFRREHERFWIMAAHPNLNLFAAGHDSGMIVFKLERERPAYAVYGNCLYYVKERFLRELDFNTTTDSVVMTIRGGGKTPVYSMSYNPALNAVLLCTRTSNLENSTYDLYGIPQKDSGSQNTETDSKRSSGITAVWVARNRFAVLDRSNQLVIKNFKNEVTKKIQTPVCDEIFYAGTGMLLLREPEHVTLFDVQQLRTLAQVKITKCKYVVWSADMSHVALLAKHTLNICNRRLDLLCSIHESARIKSGAWDDSGVFIYTTSNHIKYAIINGDHGIIRTLDLPIYITRVKNSQVFCLDRECRTRVLNIDTTEYKFKLALINRKYEEVLHMVRNARLVGQSIIAYLQQKGYPEVALHFVKDEKTRFGLALECGNIEVALEAAKALDDKQCWERLAQIALMQGNHQVVEMCYQRTKNFDKLSFLYLITGNLEKLKKMNKIAEIRKDVSAQYQGALLLGDVKERVSILKNCNQTSLAYLTAKTHGLEEDADQLAETITSSGKDLPEANPNATFLRPPVPIQQAESNWPLLTVSKGFFEGTMMSRGAATVHQALAATETVTEAAEEDGWGDDDDLRDEDKFEDAKEGDDVRAEGGEGAGWDVGDDDLELPEELMSKISANTGTDKGFYAVPPKGLPPSHFWTINSQLAADHVRAGSFESAVRLLHDQIGVVNFAPYKELFLEAHLGSKTSYTCLPNIGPLAAHPHRNWKEMNIKNGHPTLAFKLNDLVQNLQSCYQLTTTGKFTEAIDKLQNIMLCIPLLVVESRQEIAEAQQLLTICREYVVGLQMESVRKGLPKNTLDEQKRICELAAYFTHVNLQPVHQILTLRTALNLFFKLKNYKTAASFARRLLELGPRPEVAQQARKILQACEMNEADEQTLQYDEHNPFTLCAVTYRPIYRGKPEEKCSFCSASYQPAYKGVTCVVCRVAEIGKDVIGLRISASQFK